A stretch of DNA from Acanthochromis polyacanthus isolate Apoly-LR-REF ecotype Palm Island chromosome 21, KAUST_Apoly_ChrSc, whole genome shotgun sequence:
attttgaacaaactgaTGGAGCTGAATATTCCCTTTGATGATTGCAGAGGACAATCATATGATAATGGTGCCAACATGAAAGGGAGGAACAAAGGAGTTCAAGCCAGGCTTCTTGAGAAGAATCCTCGTGCACTTTATGTTCCATGTGGAGCAcatgaaaagtggggcgtgcaatattattcggcccccttgcattaatactttgtagcgccaccttttgctgcaattacagctgcaagtcgcttggtgtatgtctctatcagttttgcacatcgagagactgaaattcttgcccattcttccttgcaaaacaactcgagctcagtgaggttggatggagagcgtttgtaaacagcagtcttcagctctgcccacagattctcgattggattcaggtctggactttgacttggccattctaacacctggatacgtttatttgtgaaccattccattgtagatttggctttatgttttggatcattgtcctgttggaagataaatctccgtcccagtctcaggtcttttgcagactccaacaggttttcttccagaatgctcctgtatttggctccattcatcttcccatcaattttaaccatcttccctgtccctgctgaagaaaagcaggcccaaaccatgaggctgccaccaccatgtttgacagtgtggatggtgtgttcagggtgatgagctgcgtggcttttacgccaaacatatcgttttgcattgtggccaaaaagttcgattttggtttcatctgaccagagcaccttcttccacatgtttggtatgtctcccaggtggcttgtggcaaacttcaaaccagactttttatggatatctttgagaaatggctttcttcttgccactctcccataaaggccagatttgtgcagtgtacgactgattgttgtcctatggacagactctcccacctcagctgtagatctctgcagttcatccagagtgatcattggcctcttggctgcatctctgatcagtcttctccttgttccaggtgaaagtttagagggacggccgggtcttggtagatttgcagtggtctgatactccttccatttcaacatgattgcttgcacagtgctccttgagatgtttaaagcttgggaaatctttttgtatccaaatgcggctttaaacttcttcacaacagtatctcggacctgcctggtgtgttccttggtcttcatgatgctctctgcactttaaacagaaccctgagactatcacagagcaggtgcatttatacggagacttgattacacacaggtggattctatttatcatcatcagtcatttaggacaacattggatcattcagagatcctcactgaacttctggagtgagtttgctgcactgaaagtaaaggggccgaataatattgcacgccccacttttcagttttttatttgttaaaaaagtataaaatatccaacaaatttcattccacttcacgattgtgtcccaattgttgttgattcttgacaaaaaaattacaattttatatctttatgtttgaagcctaaaatgtggcgaaaggttgaaaagttcaagggggccgaatactttcacaaggcactgtacatatatatatatatatatatatatatatatacacacatatacatatacatacacacacacacacacacacacacacacacatatatatatatatatatatatatatatagagagagagagagagagatatttTAGATGTTTAAATCACGTACAATAGATGTCTAAAGTTAGAGATTCACCTGACATTCATGCTTATACCAAATATAGATCCAGGTATAGACTTAAGACGTCAATTAGATGTCTATTATGGGTCTAGTCTAAATTTACACGTctaaaaaactttcatttctaTACCACTGGTAGACCAATTTTAGACTAGATATCTATTAGATGTCTAATAGtcctaaagaaaaactcaatgTTTTCTTGTTAATATATTACTAAATTGACAAAAAtcattaatgcatattttcataaacatttattatattaatgatattttttcaaattataaaaatattcacaagaaaCATTTGAATATCCAAAACTGTACTGTAGACCCCGATTCTCTACAAAGACACCAAACTTTACCTGCAATGCCTACCTTAATACATGTACTCCCAGGATGTTCCAACTATTTTGGCAAAGTTGTTTCTCTTTCTGGACCTTttacaatacatttttactCTAATGTTGTGCTTTTTTGCAATTTAACACTGATCTACATTTGGTCATCATCAGTCAACTGTAACTGCAATCACAGTACAGTTGAAATGAGGTCTAAAAAATAACTACATGTCTAATAGATGTCTATTTCTCAGTGGGTAAAGAGAGAAACAataatatacagccatggccatacgTCTGGACACAAGTActatgacgcttgtgaatcttagaaaataccacaaaattgtcacttacaatacagtacacaactcctgagaactatattaagtttcatatttgaaaaaaaacaccaaaagagtttggtgtcattttgttattcttaccaaatttggttgtgaaagtactgcatttttttgttattttcttctaatattatgttttgggaacaaagttgttccaattgttggaatttattgataatattatatcccttgttgatttgttgactaattaaactggtactgtcaaaaaatattagttatgttctgtaatagacatcaaaacagacatagtaagtcatgctgtgtccaaacttatggccatggctgtatgcaGTTACCACAGAAGTTGCTTTACCTTGTGGATCAATGGAGATCTCATCCAGAGTGTTTCCTTTTAACTCTGCCATTTTCCCTCTTTCCAGGGCCATCAGCATTTTACTGACCTTAGCCAGCTATAATGTTCCTTCAGGCAGCCTATAGTACTGGCGGTGAACTCTGATGTCATGACCCAAAAAGTCTGCGAGATTGTCCATTTCATTGTCTTTAAGGTTGAGAACCTTGGACATTGTAGCTATGTGATTCCTTAACTTAGTAGAGGACAGTGCGTCTGGATTACTGGCCCCACAGCGTTGAGCTATCTGCCGAATAGCATCCGATCCTCTCAAGTGCGTTAGTGCCTGTGGCCTTGCAAACATAAACTGATTGCTGTCTGGCACTTCACAGTCATGCCAAGTCTTTACAAGCAGCTCCATTGATGCCTGCATTTCTGGTGTAAGTAAAAGTGGAACCTTTCGTCCTTGTTTCCCTTTAATCTCTAACACAGCTTCTTCTCCAGGTCAGTCAACGCCAGTTCCACATCAGGATGAGTCCCGGTCTGTCTTGCTGTAAAAGAACTGACGGACATTTTTGaaacctctccctctcttctgtGGTTAAAAATAATTAACTCACCAAGTGTTAGTTTTGCGAGTTCTGACCAATTTTTCTTGCTTGGTTCTTCAATAAATTTTTGTTGAAACTCATTCCTTTGCTTATCAATAcactgatgcatttttttttcacgtcCTCTGTGAAGGGCAAGAGCTGTGGAGCATTCCATTTTGCTTCATTGAGTGTTCTAAGGGCTTGAGATGAGATACATTCGTTCCATTTCATGTTGCATAGCTGTCTGAACACTTGTACATTTTGAATGGGCTGTTCATCCCTTGACATCATGTCCTCACAGGTTGTGGCCTATGTTCAAGGCCAATGATGGCGTTTTGTGCCAGTTACCTCATCAAAGCCAGCTACAACTTTCACAGCTTCAATAATATATGGAAATTTGGCtggcacaaaaaaatctgacatttcctTGAACTTGGAGCTCTTCTGTCCTTGAAGTAATAAGCACCCTGTTTCACGCATTTTTTTTGCCTGGCATACTCATGCTTTGTGACATCATGCCCATGCTTGTTTAGGAGGTGTTCTCCAAACTTCAAAATCAAACTCTCTGTGTGGGCAGTATTTGTTATATCATCTTCGTTCATGGCAAGAACCAATTTCCAAAGTTGCTTACTCACACTGTCTGGAACTGGCTGAGAGTAGGCACAGAGTGTTTGGACATGCGTCTTTCCTGGTTTGTACCCCTCAGCCTTCCTCTTTGGTTGGCATATTTTCATGTGTCTCCACATTGACTTTCTTTTAAGATAACCTCACAGTTTATACAGTGCATGTAATCAGAAGGCTTTACAGGATGTTTTGGTTGCTGACGAGGTATCACAATCCCTGTTCCCTTTTTGAGCATGTCACTGTTGTGGATACGGTTCCCCTTATTCCGTAACAGAGCTAACTGAATCCTTCGCTCTTTTGAGCTATTTGGAAATGCAATAGCTCTAGCCACAGCtggttcatttttgtgtttagaCTCTAGATGACGAGCCATCTTACGGTAAGGTTTTGAGCAAAATGTACAGTAATATGCCTTATTGTACAATCTTCTACCatcctctttttttaatgtcataaccATTACAGAATCGTCAGAAGATGATCCACTCTCTTCTGATGTTTGAGGGCACCTTTTCTTGCATGGGACAGCGGCTTCCTCTCCATGATCAGAAGTTCTTTCCTGGGCTTTTGTTTTGCCAATCTTTTTTCTTTGCCCATCTTTTTTCGTTGTTTGAGATGTACTGCAtcactgttgttttcttcaataaaactttcagcattgtttttgtctttaaatgtcATGACAGTTTAAACTCTTGAAGATGATCCACTTTCCTTATGAGAAGATCTTTTCAGcactttacttttactttttttttgttgttgtttgagaTCAGTGTCATTTTCTCCAATTAAATTTccacgtgtttttttttccgaCGTCTTACTGCAGGGACAAATGGCCCACTCTTTTTTCCAGACAGGAGATGCTTCTTCTGAGCTTTTCTTCCTTGTTTGACATGAAGTGGACTATCGCTGTCGGTTGACTGATGAACTGATGCGTCAGGGACATAGTCGTCCTCACTAAATTCAAAACTTGATTCCTCTGTCGTGGACCCAAGAACTTCtctgaacagctaaaaaaaaataagaggtTAAATGTCAGACTAAAAATCTTGTTTGGTAAgtatctgaatttttttttttcaaagcagaaTTCATTGTCTGAGAAAACACTGACATGCCCATTATTAACCACAACAGGTAAGTACTTAAAATATACTAGATACAAGTAATAGTCATGTGAATTCCCACTACAAAGTTGCATTACTATTTTacagtaaagtttatttatcTAGATCTGTATACatgtacagtgcctatcataagtatttgatgttttacccttttattgctttcataaatcaatcatggtcaacaaaaacatttattggaaaaaaactctttaatgtcaaagtgaaaacagatttctataaagtaatgttaatgaaagaaaattattattGCTGTCAAAATGATCGTGTTAGTGGGCgataattaatttttaaaattagtgCCGTTAAAAATTTTCACGCATTTGACGCATGTGCAGAATGACCCGCCCCATACAGCCCATAATACCACTCAGTGATGCGCAGGGGGCAGAGCGGATGCATGTGTGCGGTGAATGTAAACATGGAGGAAGAGCAGGTTGGCCCTCTGGATGGGgaatttcagtttaaaaagaaTACAGATGGAACAATAAATAAGGAGATGGTAATTTGCACTCACTGCAGGAAGGAGTTCCGGTTCCACCGGAGCTATTCGAGCCTAAAGTACCATCTCGAACATAAGCATCCGGGGTCTTCCAGTCCCAAAGCTACAGCTAGCTTGCGACAGACCACGCTAACTGAGCGCCGGCCAATGACCAACTCCACCAAGGAGAAATTAACCAACACAATAGCTGAATGGATTGCAAAGGACTGTAGACCGATTAGCATTGTTGAAGACAAGGGCCTCGCAAAATCAATTAGAGTAGCGTCCCTCGACCCGTCCTACAAGCCACCATGCAGAACCACAATAATGACTAGGATCCACAGCCTGTATGAGAccgagaaaaagaaaaaagaagaggcTTTATCTCAAGCGGAATATGTCGCCCTGACAGGAGACCACTGGACCTCAGTGAGTAATACTAATTACCTGGGAGTGACTGCACATCACATCACTAAAAAATGGGAACTGGTCTCATTCGCACTAactgtaataaaaacagaagaatgcGACTTTGCATCGGCATGCGCTGAACAGTTCCAAACTGTTGCGCGCAAGTGGGATATTGAGGGGAAAATTACAATCATAGCGACGGACAGCGCACATAATATGGTTGCCGCGGCTCGCATCCTACCATACAATCACATGCCATGTATCGCCCACATCATACAGAGAAGCATCACTGTGAGTCTGGCCGACAGTGGGTTTGACGCTGCGTTGGCCAAGTGTCGCAAAATTGTGGGTCATTTTAAGCAGAGCCCAGCGAACCTGGTGGAGCTGAACgcagtgcaaaagtcacgaaaagAAACGGAGGAGCCACTGACCCACGATGTTTCAACGCGCTGGAATTCCACGTTGGAAATGGTGCAGCGCCTGTCACGCAATCAAGCTGCAATAAAAGCCACCCTGAGCCAACAGCAGCATAAACTCGTTATGCTGACGCGAGCCGAATGGGACAAAATCCACAAACTTGAAACCCTGCTAGAGCCCTGTCGGTAAGTATGACATTTAATTCTGTGATTCTCAAACTGTCAAATTTCAAGTTCTCCTCTTAACTCTGATAGTTTAGCCTACATTGTACACTGTCACAGACTTGTAAGGGGCAATTTAGACCATAAATCCACTTTGAGAACCACTAAAGTGACCACATATTGTAGATTGTAGGCTGACATCAAATTGATAAATGAATAGGCTATGTAATGTGACCATTCATTGCAGgctgaaattaaatgaaacaaatcaatcaatcaatctttatttataaagcacttttcatacataaGATGTATCACAAAGCGCtgtgcataaaaataaacaagcagATCAGAAAGACTCTAAGCCAGGACTCTTTTAGAAATCCACAGAGGACTGAGGAAACACGATCTTGAATTGAAAATGAGGAAACACGGGAGCTAAAACTAAACTGActgaataaataagtaaataaataaaaccatgaTAGGATATGACAAAGGTGATAAAATGCTAAAAGTTGATTAACATAAAACTCTCTTAAcaccaaacaataaataaataaaaagtggtAAAACATTAAATAGTAGCTCTGAAACTAAAATGGAGCAAACTCCATATGATGCAGATTAAAAGAGTACAATAAAATTCAGCtaaaagccagactaaaaaggtaggtcttgagtttgcttttaaaaatatgaacagtaGGTGCTGCTCTCAGGTCCTCAGGTAGACTGTTCCACAGACGGGGGCCGTAATAATGAAAGGAAGCTTCACCGTATGCTTTAGATCTGACTTTGAGAACTCTTAAAAGACCACTACCTGAAGACCTGAGGGCTCTACTGGGCTCATATGGTAAGCAAATCACATAAATAAGAGGGTCCAAGACCATTAAGAGATTTAAAAACCAATAAACGAACGTTAAAATCTAttctaaaaaatgaataatctATCTAACAAGTTGTGTTTAAGTAATTTACTTatgtttccttttctctctctctctctctctctctctctctctctctctctctctctctctctctctctgtgtgtgtgtgtgttttccactgcaggtaTGTAACTGAGCTCCTGGGTGGAGAGGCCTACGTCTCCTGCTCCATGGTACTGCCTGCCCTCCGCCATTTGCAGAATACGATGGAAGTGTCTGACAAGGACCCTGCATATGTGGTGAAATTCAAGGAAAAAATCAAGGACGACCTAACCTCTCGCCAACAGAAGATCAACCAGGAATGGCTCAAGATAGCAACGGCATTGGATCCACGTTTTAAAGACTTAAAGAGCCTGCccaagacagagagagaaggcGTGTGGACCACACTTGGAGGAATGCTGCGAGACGAATCACCCAGAAGATCTCAACAGACTGAAGATGGGCCACCCAAGAAGAAAATGAACCTTCTTCTACAGCTGGGGTCAGATTCTGAATCTGAGGAGGAGGTACAGCCTGACAGAGCCATACAGAGGTACAGAGCAGAGCCCATCATTGATATGGAGGATTGTCCCTTGCGGTGGTGGTCATCTCATGCAGGAGCCCATGAGAAGCTGGCCCCACTGGCTCGTAAATATCTGTCTGCTCCTGCAACCTCTGTTCCATGTGAAAGACTCTTCTCAGTAGCTGGTCATGTTGTGAACAAGAAGAGGGCAGCTTTACTGTCAGAAAATGTGAATAAGTCGGTTTGCCTCAGCGACTGGCTGGAGGATGAGTAGAGAAGAGGGCCACAtttaaatgtacacacacacagacacagcagaAGAAACATTTGATTTATATTATGATGATAAAAGCAGGTAGATTTAGCCTGATGTTCTGGTTTTGAATTTTTGATAAGAAAAAAAGTGGCCCTGTTGTGCTAGTTTGAAGAGGGGGAAAATACTGTCCCGTTagtgacagaaagaaagaaaagtcttgttGATTTTGAAGAGATAAAAAGAATACTGTCTAAGACATAAATTATGTTCTTGAACAATATTAATGCCAtccagtgtggatttatggTTGTAATGAACAAATACAGTATGTTGCTGTACAGTATATATCcgccttgtgtcatttctttccattctaacaataatttacagaaaaatatgaCATATTTTGGGGATCATTTGAATTGTGATTAATTCcgattaattaatttttaagcTGTAATTAACTcgattaaaatttttaatcgTTTGACAGCCctaaaaattatataaatgaaaataattgtttgcatagttattcacccccttcaagtcagtatttagtagatgcacctttggctgcaatcacagcagtgagtctgtgtggataggtctcaatcagtgttgcacatctgcccactgcaattttgctccattcttctttgcaaaactgctcaagctctgtcaggttgcgcgggtatctGGCATGAACAgctcttttcaagtccagccacaaattctctataggattgaggtctgggctttgactcggccactccagaacatttacctggttcttttttaaccattcctgtgtagcttttgcagtatgttttggatcattgtcttgctggaaaataaatcttctcccaagatgtagttctcttgcagactgaaaaagattgtcccccaggatttcagtgtattttgcagcattcattctgccttCTATCTTTACctgccttccaggtccagttgctgagaaacatccccacagcatgatgctgccaccaccatgcttcacagtggggatggtgtgtttttggtaatgtgcagtgtttggtttccgtcaaacatgacgtcttgtctgatggccaaaaagctcaattttggtctcatcagaccaaagaatcttcttccacttgaccatggagtcttccacgtgctttttggcaaactctagtcgagatctaatatgacttttcttcaacagtggctttctcattgccactctcccataaagctttgaccggtgaagaacccgggcagcagttgctacatgcacagtctctcccatttcgaacagctgaagcttgtaactccttcagagtaattgtaggggtcttggtggcttctctcactagtctcctacttgcacggtcactcagttttcgAGGGTGGCCTGATCTAGGTAGATTCatacaagtgccatattccttccatttcttgataattgatttcactgaactctggggaatgttcagtgccttggaaatttttttgtaaccatcccctgaaatgtacttctcaataaccttttctctgagttgcttagagtgttcttctttcttcatggtgtaatggtagtcaggaatactgatcaaccactctctggacccttcaaacacaggtgttttacaactcaatcacttgaaacacacccacaccactcaggtgatcttcatttcaatAATTCTGAGACTATTGGCAGCattttgatggacctctattgaattagaccattaaattaaaaaggggtgaataattatgcaaacaattatttttatttatataattttctttcattaacattactttatagaaatctgttttcactttcacattaaagagttttttccaataattttttttgtttaaaaaactaaattttattgaccatgattgatttatgaaagcaatgaAAGGGTAGAACATCAAAggaggtgaatacttatgataggcactgtagcTGTGGTCACTGTGGTCATGGCCAGTTACTGTGGATAATTTCCCTGCATTACATAGAGAGCGCTGATGAATGGATCTATGATCAGACAATCTAACCACAGCAGTTCAAGTAGTGATCTCTTCAGCGGCACAGGAGACGTGGTAGAGTAAAGGGTTAATGACGAGTAGGCTATAGGAAAGACGGAGAGCAACAAAACAGCTGCTGTTAAGAAGTGGGGTGAAATGGATTAGAGAAATCTATTAACCTCTTAAGCCCGGTCGGCCCACGGGTGGGCCGAAGAAATCCCGGAAGTAatacacacagtaaaaaaaaaagtagtaaaaCAGGACaactgtgtttactttcaattGTTGATCAAAGTTTATACTCTAATGGTCACAAAATAAGCTCAGATGTGCATTTTAGAGCAAACGTTAGTATTTGTAGATGATTTTAAACCTTGATGGTGTGAAATCCGCGGATTTTAAAACGTGCGATCTGAGGAAATGAATGCCTTGCATCATCGTACGACACAGTGTAGTGCGGCCATTTTTGTAGTCCGTCGAAAGGGGAAGAGCAACTGAATCGAATGACACCAAACTTTCTATGGACTACAATACCCAGCAGAGATTAAAACCCTGCGTAAAGGTGGCAGCATAAATGACTCGCAGTGCGCCGTGAGGAAGGGTGCACGCAAGATGCCGCAAACTCCCCTCTTTGGTTGCCCAAGCCTCACCAACACCTGCATGCCTGTGTTCAGAGGGAGCACTGGTGCTCAGGACCGCAGGAAGTGTGTGGTCTGTGCAGCCAAGGAGAGGGAGAAAGCAAAGTAAACGCTGGGCTACAAAATCAAGGACATGAAGACACCTGTGTACTGCTCAAAGTGCAATGTGTCACTTTGCCTTGTTCCTGACAGAAACTGCACTAATTTTAATTGTTTGGTTTTCCTCTTGCACATTGTTTTCATAAAACTACTCCATGTGGAGACAAAATGgtacattttgttattttgatttattttatattatatataaatatacatatattgtGCACCATGGTAGAAATTGATGAGGAACAAGGTAAATTTTATATCCAAAAGCTCCAGTAGATGACAGTATACTAGTCTAATAGACATAAGTTGTATTTTCCAGCCAGTTTCCATTGAAAGTGAAAATTAATCCATTTGGCACAGTTTGGCTCAAAGTGTGCCAAATTGTGCCAAAATGAGTGTCCGCCTGGTTGTATCCTTACTAAAACCTGTGTGGAGGCTTTGCCCTTTGTTCAAATTCTATCAAATTTGATAAATATGTAGTCAAGGAGTTGTTGAAGGTAATCAACGCAATCTGTCTGCATGGAATCATTGCTG
This window harbors:
- the LOC127531604 gene encoding E3 SUMO-protein ligase ZBED1-like, producing the protein MRRGQSGCMCAVNVNMEEEQVGPLDGEFQFKKNTDGTINKEMVICTHCRKEFRFHRSYSSLKYHLEHKHPGSSSPKATASLRQTTLTERRPMTNSTKEKLTNTIAEWIAKDCRPISIVEDKGLAKSIRVASLDPSYKPPCRTTIMTRIHSLYETEKKKKEEALSQAEYVALTGDHWTSVSNTNYLGVTAHHITKKWELVSFALTVIKTEECDFASACAEQFQTVARKWDIEGKITIIATDSAHNMVAAARILPYNHMPCIAHIIQRSITVSLADSGFDAALAKCRKIVGHFKQSPANLVELNAVQKSRKETEEPLTHDVSTRWNSTLEMVQRLSRNQAAIKATLSQQQHKLVMLTRAEWDKIHKLETLLEPCRYVTELLGGEAYVSCSMVLPALRHLQNTMEVSDKDPAYVVKFKEKIKDDLTSRQQKINQEWLKIATALDPRFKDLKSLPKTEREGVWTTLGGMLRDESPRRSQQTEDGPPKKKMNLLLQLGSDSESEEEVQPDRAIQRYRAEPIIDMEDCPLRWWSSHAGAHEKLAPLARKYLSAPATSVPCERLFSVAGHVVNKKRAALLSENVNKSVCLSDWLEDE